A portion of the Rhizoctonia solani chromosome 6, complete sequence genome contains these proteins:
- a CDS encoding glycosyltransferase family 1 protein encodes MLVMNAPPSTIRRSSTSQTLQLHRTSTRNRAVSIDTPTFSANYAGYSQPQNNYAFSGPECSSLAYYHQDSMSVPYGYGGSSSGHKGVYSNTDEETLVESVTSFDTIHPTLGLHPEHGVETSFHSNGRVSMAFGHRFDKPLPDIYRVPVEEVGIDETGFARAPPMNVNIMIVGSRGDVQPYLALGQRLQKYGHTVRLATHETFRKLVKDAGLRFFNIGGDPHELMSYMVRNPGLIPGFKSITNGDIGKKQKMVAEILEGCYLSCIEPDDDTKTIFVADAIISNPPTFAHIHCAEALGIPLLLSFTMPWCPTAAFPHPLVNVLQNGSTDANILNYYSYGLVDLMTWQGFGSIVLEDPKRITGTILTGVAQAGVRAIISPGWGGLDEEMIKSAGPHVFALGNVPHDWLFQYVSAVCHHGGAGTTAAGLKCGKPTIIVPFFGDQPWWATQIASRGAGPPPLDHKTLTPEMFASAIRIALSPSSLGAAKQVGKMIMREDGAGKGVESFHRHLPLLDMKCDLTPNRVAVWYSAKYNLRLSAFAAQVLAQSKHLKLKKLKLYRSREYNPYVEAVDPVTGTLIPALRSLNDIGRGIVKVPTRPGRGIAQVTRASARGIQGTLQGAAEGVSNMPRLYGSEVREHKKVTGLGSGIAQGTKGLVLGIYDGVSDFVTEPIKGLKNDGFYGAVGGLGVGTLNLVAKPVGGALQFVSMPIEGTARSLSHKEIGKERIVARRAEGIVASERASLQEQYAVIEAFVEYKAKRKGDKKGKGKMKA; translated from the exons ATGCTTGTAATGAATGCGCCCCCTTCAACTATTCGTAGATCAAGCACATCTCAAACATTACAACTTCATCGTACTAGTACTCGGAATCGTGCTGTATCTATTGATACTCCCACATTCAGTGCTAACTATGCCGGCTATTCTCAACCACAGAATAACTATGCCTTTTCGGGACCAGAGTGTTCGAGCCTTGCATACTATCATCAGGATTCCATGTCGGTGCCCTACGGATACGGCGGCTCCAGCTCGGGGCACAAAGGCGTATACTCAAACACTGACGAGGAAACTCTGGTTGAGTCAGTAACAAGTTTTGATACCA TTCATCCCACTCTTGGCCTTCATCCAGAACATGGGGTAGAAACCTCATTTCACAGCAACGGCCGGGTATCTATGGCATTCGGTCATAGATTTGACAAACCTCTGCCTGATATCTATAGAGTGCCCGTGGAGGAGGTTGGGATTGACGAGACAGGATTTGCTCGTGCGCCTCCAATGAATGTGAATATCATGATCGTCGGAAGTCGAG GAGATGTACAACCATACTTGGCTCTTGGCCAACGGCTCCAGAAGTACGGCCATACCGTTCGTCTTGCAACTCATGAAACCTTTCGTAAACTCGTAAAAGATGCGGGGCTGCGATTCTTCAACATTGGTGGCGATCCCCATGAATTAATGAGCTACATGGTCCGCAATCCTGGTCTCATCCCAGGTTTCAAAAGCATAACGAATGGAGATATAGGAAAGAAGCAAAAGATGGTGGCAGAG ATTCTGGAGGGGTGCTATTTATCGTGTATTGAGCCTGACGATGATACGAAGACCATATTCGTCGCAGACGCAATTATTTCAAACCCACCTACATTTGCTCACATACATTGTGCTGAAGCACTAGGAATTCCGTTGCTTTTGTCCTTTA CAATGCCGTGGTGTCCGACCGCGGCCTTCCCACATCCTCTGGTCAATGTGTTGCAGAATGGGAGCACTGATGCCAATATCCTGAATTATTACTCTTACGGTTTGGTAGATTTAATGACATGGCAAGG ATTTGGTTCGATCGTTTTGGAAGATCCCAAGAGGATAACTG GAACTATTCTTACTGGAGTCGCCCAAGCTGGAGTACGAGCAATCATCTCTCCAGGCTGGGGAGGTTTAGACGAGGAAATGATTAAATCCGCTGGCCCCCATGTGTTCGCTCTTGGGAACGTACCCCACGATTGGCTCTTTCAGTACGTCAGTGCAGTGTGTCACCATGGAGGAGCAG GAACTACTGCGGCGGGCTTAAAATGTGGGAAACCGACGATTATTGTTCCCTTTTTTGGCGATCAG CCTTGGTGGGCTACCCAGATCGCATCGCGGGGAGCTGGGCCGCCACCTCTGGACCACAAAACACTCACGCCAGAGATGTTTGCTTCTGCTATTCGGATCGCATTGTCCCCCTCTTCACTTGGTGCAGCAAAGCAGGTTGGAAAGATGATCATGCGCGAA GATGGAGCTGGAAAGGGTGTAGAATCGTTTCATCGTCATTTGCCTTTACTCGACATGAA ATGCGATCTAACGCCCAACCGGGTGGCAGTTTGGTACTCGGCCAAATACAACCTGCGCTTAAGTGCTTTCGCCGCTCAAGTTTTGGCACAATCAAAACATCTTAAACTAAAGAAACTAAAGCTGTATC GTTCGAGGGAGTACAACCCTTATGTCGAGGCTGTTGACCCAGTGACGGGAACTCTGATCCCTGCTCTGAGGTCTCTTAATGATATCGGAAGGGGCATAGTAAAAGTTCCGACTAGACCGGGGAGAGGGATCGCGCAAGTTACTCGGGCAAGCGCACGAG GTATCCAGGGGACTCTCCAAGGCGCAGCCGAGGGTGTGTCTAATATGCCGAGACTATATGGGAGCGAGGTGCGAGAGCATAAAAAGGTCACTGGTCTGGGATCTGGGATCGCTCAGGGGACCAAG GGGCTTGTACTAGGAATATATGATGGGGTAAGCGATTTTGTCACGGAGCCTATAAAGGGGCTTAAAAATGAT GGATTCTATGGCGCTGTTGGGGGACTGGGAGTGGGCA CATTGAATCTTGTCGCCAAGCCCGTTGGAGGTGCGCTTCAATTTGTTTCTATGCCTATAGAAGGCACAGCGAGATCGCTGTCTCATAAGGAAATCGGAAAGGAGAGGATTGTCGCAAGACGGGCGGAAGGGATCGTAGCATCGGAGCGTGCCTCGTTACAAGAACAATATGCGGTGATCGAAGCATTTGTGGAGTACAAGGCTAAAAGGAAGGGGGATAAGAAGGGCAAAGGTAAAATGAAAGCCTGA
- a CDS encoding Fungal specific transcription factor domain, which produces MKFVQLNNIAKVPEVNAFDPQHIIQMFIHYSQIGPPGVAPFTPFSFSIAHALADRVKGSKLLLKSMHVGTKIKIAVLDGAGLAAGVRLIDEFQHQITSVVLPLDPDLTDVAEYMNCLFSLVMSAMQVISTPIGYIILRKSVPFFLALAAKFPELWTDGLSLPVQYALSHSRFEIPHFVFFDTVTALVLGTVPLVHYDISLHPMVQPPEHYHIDWAHGCSHIVITLLAVTNSWRAARLLSPTHPIPTLDQQQEFLACLQQWNPSITCHDGDQAASVMGRLAVQEIWRHSVIVYMYMGMCGADSADPQVEASVRQIAQLSATIEDGHPLEAHMTIPCIVGAAAARKEKHRAVLRKKIVASRDQKVCLIRGADFALVLDHLWHGVGAGGQPTTWEDYVNSRFIVLPVDV; this is translated from the exons ATGAAATTCGTCCAATTAAATAACATAGCCAAAGTACCGGAGGTGAATGCGTTTGATCCACAGCATATTATCCAAATGTTCATACACTACT CTCAAATAGGACCGCCTGGTGTAGCGCCGTTCACACCATTTTCTTTCTCAATCGCTCACGCCCTCGCCGACCGAGTCAAAGGTTCCAAACTCTTATTGAAATCAATGCATGTTGGAACGAAAATCAAGATAGCCGTGCTAGATGGTGCAGGCTTAGCGGCTGGAGTGCGTTTAATTGACGAATTCCAACACCAAATCACGAGCGTTGTGCTTCCCTTGGACCCAGACCTAACCGACGTAGCTGAATATATGAATTGTCTATTTTCA CTTGTCATGTCTGCTATGCAAGTAATCAGCACTCCAATTGGTTACATCATACTGCGCAAATCGGTTCCCTTCTTTCTTGCGCTAGCCGCTAAATTTCCAGAGCTGTGGACAGATGGCTTGTCTCTCCCGGTCCAATACGCTCTCTCGCACTCAAGATTCGAAATACCCCACTTCGTATTTTTCGACACGGTCACAGCTCTGGTCCTTGGAACTGTTCCACTCGTTCATTACGATATTAGTCTACACCCCATGGTCCAGCCGCCCGAACACTATCACATAGACTGGGCACACGGCTGTTCTCATATCGTGATCACTCTCTTGGCAGTGACCAACTCCTGGAGAGCTGCTCGACTTCTCAGCCCCACGCACCCCATTCCCACTCTTGACCAGCAACAGGAATTCCTGGCTTGCTTGCAACAATGGAACCCATCCATCACCTGCCACGATGGTGATCAAGCTGCGTCCGTGATGGGTAGGCTGGCCGTCCAGGAGATCTGGAGACACTCTGTAATAGTATACATGTATATG GGTATGTGTGGGGCTGACTCGGCCGACCCTCAAGTCGAAGCATCAGTTCGCCAAATTGCTCAGCTATCTGCTACAATCGAGGACGGTCACCCTTTAGAAGCACACATGACTATCCCCTGTATAGTG GGGGCCGCTGCCGCACGCAAAGAGAAGCACCGTGCCGTCCTGCGAAAAAAGATTGTAGCATCAAGAGACCAGAAGGTCTGTCTCATTAGGGGGGCAGACTTTGCGCTTGTACTTGACCATTTATGGCATGGCGTTGGTGCTGGGGGACAACCGACGACATGGGAGGACTATGTCAATTCACGATTCATAGTGTTACCGGTTGATGTGTGA
- a CDS encoding ribosomal protein L7Ae/L30e/S12e/Gadd45 family, whose protein sequence is MALEHPRRKTRHCVSALEVTAIANLVLLNDQPPKAKSGKKPAAAPFGASSKSKAATKNPLFTANPRNFGIGQDIRPTTDLTRFVKWPEYVRLQRQKVILNKRLKVPLRSPIPSRDQAGEEGSFGCHAKATAESKEAKDKASSLQDSKKPLYVKYGLNHTVALIEAKKANLVVIANDVDPIELVVFLPALCRKMGVPYVIVKSKARLGTVVHKKTAAVLTLQDVRSEDNKELSTLVSAAKANFTDKYEEHRRHWGGGLRGNKSTAKLRKRAKAAGQTVSAAAAASL, encoded by the exons ATGGCGCTAGAGCATCCGAGGCGCAAGACAAGGCATTGTGTGTCTGCTCTTGAAGTGACCGCAATTGCTAACCTCGTCCTGCTCAATGACCAGCCCCCAAAGGCCAAATCCGGAAAGAAGCCCGCCGCCGCCCCCTTTGGCGCTTcctccaagtccaaggcgGCCACCAAGAACCCGCTCTTCACCGCGAACCCCCGTAACTTTGGTATCG GCCAGGACATCCGTCCCACGACCGACCTCACCCGCTTTGTCAAGTGGCCCGAATACGTTCGCCTCCAGCGCCAAAAGGTCATCCTCAACAAGCGCCTCAAGGTCCCCCTGCGATCGCCCA TACCGTCCAGAGACCAAGCAGGAGAAGAAGGCTCGTTTGGATGCCACGCCAAGGCCACCGCCGAgtccaaggaggccaaggataAGGCGAGTT CGCTGCAGGACTCGAAGAAGCCCTTGTATGTCAAGTACGGTCTTAACCACACCGTCGCTCTCATTGAGGCCAAGAAGGCCAACCTCGTTGTCATTGCCAACGATGTTGACCCCATTGAGCTTGTCGTTTTCCTCCCTGCTCTCTGCCGCAAG ATGGGTGTCCCTTATGTTATTGTCAAGTCCAAGGCCCGCCTCGGTACCGTCGTCCACAAGAAGACCGCTGCCGTCTTGACTCTCCAGGACGTCCGCAGCGAAGACAACAAGGAGCTCTCCACCCTTGTCTCTGCTGCCAAGGCCAACTT CACCGACAAGTACGAGGAACACCGCCGTCACTGGGGTGGAGGTCTCCGTGGTAACAAGTCGACTGCCAAACTCCGCAAACGTGCCAAGGCAGCTGGTCAGACCGTCTCGGCTGCTGCCGCTGCTTCCCTCTAA
- a CDS encoding UvrD-helicase domain protein yields the protein MSTPSSWRWPVLLSGRAIGELRQLIENRKTLEIIRTKLKELSRAQFTTDNYLVVRGTENHIPVFRARMSVDLRIIYTIDLIADPEGKYDCQTIKVFSVSTRARISYDFWVKVSKYLVRHGREYRDRCTRREYVQTADGPLNIPAMFGHKEYVLAGPDSEYRLDDDEAPASETDMNELHEIVALEKFSPATKSLYNSDMEAVLPMALNPDERRIVRHHGTSIVIGRSGTGKTTALIYKMRANAQLGLRSDELRPTRQLFVTRSKVLTQHIARNYQGLIDSSDIANKSTQELEAMRQENQKYQSRELVEYDNTVDLRVDLPRRFSDLKDSHFPLFVSFDKLCELIEGDIFGAAGEDALTSARTRAQHIISFSDFKHRYWPTFSPGLTRNLNPALVFSEILGVIKGYGRNLTMDEYLSELSHKKSPLLMGVRGQVYAIYEEYTKQCRRRYEIDNADRTQKILSRYKVPAESRVDYIFVDEVQDHLMSDVYLLQSLCSNLDGGYWCGDTAQTINVGSSFRIKDLKAFIYDNMIPKEASRWQRKPTAPFSLFELTVNFRSHAGIVRYAASLVELIYTLFPTSIDIMKPESAKTPGQFVRYLLDKKPIEQATAFGAQQAIIVRSESTAQSLNKRLQKRCLEFDDILLYNFFAESEAPSTAWSAIRMLSVHYEDERVRFSRMETDLVVSPVLCSELKQLYVAVTRARHRCWIWDSGETIDAMKVVWEGLKLITCSDSLDSLSKFAASTKDLRQWAQRGQEFFSTGLYALAQSCFERAGQDKEAAIANAYHDMTEAKNIQGTGSKDALVKAANKMEKCAKSEKSPHTASTLWYHAATCWHGAQDLYGPPKHIVEEAFMIELQLFLLKLRTWMSRIEEVASVHFLRERRYDDLQKLFKGDLDRCINLARSLRFPTQIKELLQRNQKFEDLANEYVSDGLPVQAIECLLKVRKASTLQRSREIVSGYLWTVFSLEAIRNPESLKRAEDLIDICATLDGLSDPAARYDIMIFATLLGHQTPALELFDDIRAKLDPNFEEERIRLTLIYHHTLKPIDRVYDSWETFSTYLRAWSQYLSHIQLLRDLPSPSRNFQARKILGLAQSSTSGAKDNAFISIPNGTFLQTFSGKGRTTKKGSSRDLLLATNAADACIREALDEHTQQCLKDLNTHLLGTPWMQPLSLIRNSDLTASPSDPTLHDLFPALDLALSSLELVKGYKFKVTATKFSDNDIDNIQTAWLIRLFNIVFPPTGSVNRSSLEYLKPGSSTLYAWTNEALESLSPNKHKQMFATLFVAYLSISSELLPVREASKTVQLFKPKKTPVGCPPRPDLFAADIITLHQTGSLGQLHKVVNAIGRIIEQGWAIDVAVLVHLIERTTRDLILAERAITTWSYWGYSGLVIPLSWASSLTMHAKYPQTLRHQPIGTFVHRLRLVLMELLRGIPDRWRMLNDALGEYDVQSLISRLIWATSLLAINLHPAHPVLPTVFGTLRDVGKERGGVQMPLTDEIMALGINPDTLSVSSNQRLCLELLMKTLIHEELVMLLGNAGVACPAKQSLVANTITFDNIPHLQSLLFDRLNRGAADCCSQDSPEPFNLQIVPDGLSESPVVECTTYHQTDAHNINVSLSGPEIASALPDSKSPDEDQLLEDEVLEEKLTPDDAARCIQEAWKKAIKRQAQRHRLHEFSDEGRLYELQRPHFPKAGKSAERRDVLALHLIRGPCLSIVLGLQMLVEEMREYLEHIDDNLKEDNLKPKDVEELQKKNKKNQQKVEGYLGKVSECLPPGKAPRIIKQGNIGGIKTQTKKAWDVFMNVKNSKTVTQDEGFKDVEKRLSYGRNMILKTLETSNDLKRPKGKGRAR from the exons ATGTCAACGCCTtcttcctggcgttggcCAGTTCTTCTCTCGGGGCGAGCTATCGGAGAACTGAGGCAGCTCATAGAAAACCGTAAAACACTTGAAATTATTCGAACCAAGCTCAA GGAGCTTTCCCGGGCGCAGTTTACGACTGACAATTATCTCGTCGTCCGGGGTACAGAAAATCATATCCCGGTCTTCAGAGCACGCATGAGCGTTGACCTGAGAATTATCTATACAATCGATTTAATAGCAGATCCCGAAGGCAAA TACGATTGCCAAA CCATCAAGGTTTTTTCTGTATCTACTCGGGCTCGTATATCATATGACTTTTGGGTAAAAGTCTCCAAGTATTTGGTAAGACACGGTCGAGAATATCGGGACCG ATGCACTCGGCGCGAGTATGTACAAACTGCAGATGGCCCGCTCAATATACCGGCGATGTTTGGTCACAAAGAATATGTCCTTGCGGGCCCAGATAGCGAGTATCGTCTAGACGATGATGAAGCCCCAGCGTCCGAGACAGACATGAATGAG CTTCATGAAATTGTAGC CCTTGAAAAATTCTCGCCGGCTACAAAGTCCTTGTATAACT CTGATATGGAAGCCGTCCTCCCTATGGCCCTGAA CCCCGACGAACGGAGGATTGTACGTCATCATGGGACGTCCATAGTGATTGGCCGTAGTGGCACAG ggaaaaCGACCGCGCTAATATACAAGATGAGAGCAAATGCTCAGCTCGGCTTGCGGTCCGATGAGCTACGACCTACTCGACAACTTTTCGTAACTCGATCCAAGGTCTTGACCCAGCATATAGCTAGGAACTACCAAGGATTGATTGATTCGAGTGATATCGCAAACAAATCGACACAGGAGCTTGAAGCAATGCGTCAAGAAAATCAAAAATACCAAAGCCGGGAGCTGGTTGAATACGACAACACGGTTGACCTACGCGTTGACCTTCCGCGTCGTTTTAGCGATCTCAAAGATAGCCATTTCCCGTTATTTGTATCATTTGATAAG CTGTGCGAATTGATTGAAGGGGACATATTTGGTGCTGCAGGTGAAGATGCATTAACTTCTGCAAGGACTCGCGCCCAACATATCATATCATTCAG CGACTTCAAACACAGATACTGGCCAACGTTCAGCCCTGGGCTAACACGCAACCTCAATCCAGCGCTGGTTTTTTCTGAGATACTTGGGGTAATCAAAGGATACGGCCGTAACTTAACTATGGATGAATATCTATCGGAGTTGAGCCATAAAAAATCACCGCTTCTTATGGGTGTTCGTGGCCAGGTATATGCAATCTATGAAGAATACACCAAGCAATGCCGCCGGCGCTATGAGATAGATAACGCAGACAG GACTCAAAAGATATTATCGAGATACAAGGTACCTGCCGAATCCCGAGTAGACTACAT CTTTGTGGACGAGGTCCAAGACCATTTAATGTCCGACGTTTATT TGCTCCAGTCTCTGTGCTCAAACCTAGACGGAGGATATTGGTGCGGTGATACCGCTCAAACCATCAACGTCGGTAGCTCTTTTCGAATCAAAGACCTGAAAGCGTTTATATATGATAACATG ATACCTAAGGAGGCTTCTCGTTGGCAGCGTAAACCAACGGCTCCATTTTCTCTTTTCGAGCTTACTGTCAACTTCCGTAGCCATGCAGGCATTGTTCGTTATGCCGCATCCCTGGTCGAACTCAtctatactttatttccaaCTTCTATCGACATCATGAAGCCTGAATCCGCCAAGACGCCGG GCCAGTTTGTTCGCTATCTTTTGGATAAGAA GCCAATCGAGCAAGCTACTGCGTTTGGTGCTCAGCAGGCTATTATTGTTCGGTCAGAATCAACTGCTCAGTCCTTGAACAAGAGACTCCAAAAGCGCT GCTTGGAATTTGACGATATACTACTATATAACTTTTTCGCCGAGTCGGAAGCACCCAGCACTGCTTGGAGTGCTATTCGTATGCTCTCAGTTCACTACGAAGATGAGCGTGTTAGATTCTCCAGGATGGAAACGGACCTTGTTGTATCACCCGTCTTATGTTCCGAATTGAAACAACTCTATGTCGCCGTTACTAGGGCTAGACATCGGTGCTGGATATGGGACTCTGGGGAGACAATTGATGCTATGAAA GTGGTCTGGGAAGGCCTGAAATTGATCACTTGTTCAGATTCCCTCGATTCGCTGAGCAAATTTGCAG CTTCCACTAAGGACCTTCGACAGTGGGCCCAgcgtggacaggagttcttttCAACTGGCTTGTATGCACTGGCTCAGTCGTGCTTCGAGCGCGCTGGACAAGACAAAGAAGCCGCTATTGCCAACGCGTACCATGACATGACAGAAGCAAAAAACATTCAAGGCACTGGGAGCAAGGACGCTCTTGTCAAGGCAGCCAATAAAATGGAAAAATGTGCCAAATCCGAGAAGTCGCCGCACACCGCGTCTACACTTTGGTATCATGCCGCTACCTGTTGGCACGGAGCTCAAGACCTATACGGACCTCCAAAGCATATTGTCGAGGAGGCTTTTATGATCGAGCTGCAGTTGTTTCTTTTGAAGCTCAGAACATGGATGAGT AGGATAGAAGAGGTTGCGTCAGTGCATTTCCTGCGCGAACGTAGATATGA CGATTTGCAAAAGCTCTTCAAGGGTGATCTAGATCGGTGCATTAACTTAGCTCGCTCACTTCGTTTTCCTACTCAAATAAAGGAGCTCCTTCAAAGAAACCAAAAGTTTGAAGATCTTGCCAACGAATACGTGTCTGATGGGCTACCCGTCCAGGCTATAGAATGTCTCCTCAAAGTTCGAAAAGCATCAACTCTTCAGCGATCCAGGGAGATCGTCTCTGGCTACCTGTGGACCGTTTTCAGTCTGGAGGCTATTCGAAACCCAGAGTCCCTTAAACGGGCAGAGGATTTGATTGATATATGCGCCACTTTAGATGGACTATCAGATCCTGCGGCTCGCTATGAT ATTATGATATTCGCGACATTACTTGGTCATCAGACCCCTGCTCTTGAATTGTTTGATGACATTCGTGCAAAGCTGGACCCAAACTTTGAAGAAGAAAGAATTCGGCTAACACTAATTTATCATCACACACTCAAGCCAATCGATCGAGTTTATGATTCATGGGAGACCTTTTCGACATATCTTCGGGCCTGGTCCCAGTATTTATCACACATTCAACTCCTAAGGGATTTACCCAGTCCAAGTCGGAATTTTCAGGCCCGAAAGATTCTAGGTCTTGCCCAGTCGTCAACATCGGGTGCTAAAGACAACGCGTTCATTTCGATTCCAAACGGGACGTTCTTGCAAACCTTTTCCGGGAAAGGCCGAACCACAAAGAAAGGCTCTTCGCGCGACCTACTTTTGGCCACCAACGCTGCCGATGCATGTATTAGGGAAGCCCTTGACGAGCATACCCAGCAGTGTCTCAAAGATCTTAATACACACTTGCTCGGGACTCCTTGGATGCAGCCTCTCTCGCTCATACGGAATAGTGATTTGACTGCTTCTCCGTCTGATCCAACTTTGCATGATTTGTTCCCGGCACTGGATTTAGCGTTATCTTCCTTGGAGTTAGTCAAAGGGTACAAGTTCAAAGTCACAGCCACTAAATTCAGTGATAACGATATCGATAATATTCAAACGGCCTGGCTCATAAGACTCTTTAACATTGTGTTCCCGCCTACCGGTTCGGTCAACCGCTCTAGTCTCGAGTACCTGAAACCTGGATCTTCAACCTTATACGCTTGGACTAACGAAGCACTAGAGTCACTAAGTCCCAACAAGCATAAGCAAATGTTTGCGACGCTCTTTGTGGCTTATCTCTCTATCTCTTCGGAGCTCCTTCCGGTTCGCGAAGCATCCAAAACTGTCCAGCTATTCAAGCCTAAGAAAACTCCCGTGGGCTGCCCTCCCAGGCCTGACCTTTTTGCAGCTGACATAATTACACTGCATCAAACCGGATCTCTCGGGCAACTTCATAAAGTAGTTAATGCCATAGG TCGGATTATTGAACAGGGATGGGCAATTGATGTAGCGGTACTAGTTCACTTGATCGAAAGGACAACGCGAGATTTAATTCTGGCAGAGCGCGCCATCACCACATGGTCCTACTGGGGTTATTCTGGGCTCGTGATTCCGTTAAGCTGGGCATCAAGCTTGACTATGCACGCAAAGTATCCACAAACACTCAGACATCAGCCTATTGGAACCTTTGTCCACCGTTTGCGGTTGGTCTTAATGGAATTGTTGCGTGGCATCCCTG ACCGCTGGAGGATGTTAAACGACGCACTTGGCGAATATGATGTTCAGTCTCTTATATCACGCTT AATTTGGGCAACCAGTCTAT TGGCGATCAATCTTCATCCTGCCCATCCTGTGCTACCAACGGTGTTTGGTACGCTTCGAGATGTCGGAAAAGAACGAGGGGGTGTTCAAATGCCACTAACTGACGAAATAATGGCACTGGGTATCAATCCTGATAC ATTATCAGTTAGCTCCAACCAGAGGTTATGCCTTGAATTACTCATGAAGACACTGATTCACGAAGAACTAGTAATGCTTCTGGGTAATGCTGGAGTCGCATGCCCCGCAAAGCAAAGTCTGGTCGCGAACACGATCACTTTCGATAATATTCCCCACCTTCAGTCCCTTCTATTCGATAGACTCAACAGAGGGGCAGCCGACTGTTGTTCTCAAGATTCACCGGAGCCATTCAATCTACAGATTGTACCTGATGGATTATCGGAGAGTCCTGTCGTAGAATGCACGACATACCATCAGACGGATGCCCATAACATCAACGTCTCCTTATCTGGACCGGAAATCGCCTCGGCCCTTCCTGATTCAAAGTCTCCGGATGAAGATCAGTTGCTTGAAGACGAGGTTTTGGAAGAAAAATTAACGCCAGATGATGCAGCCCGTTGTATTCAAGAAGCATGGAAAAAGGCCATCAAACGACAAGCGCAGCGACATCGCCTGCATGAATTCTCCGACGAGGGTCGTCTCTACGAATTACAACGCCCTCATTTTCCGAAAGCGGGTAAATCGGCCGAACGAAGGGATGTTTTGGCCCTGCATCTCATTAGAGGGCCGTGCCTATCTATCGTCTTGGGGCTTCAAATGCTAGTTGAAGAGATGCGCGAGTACCTTGAACATATTGACGATAACCTCAAGGAAGACAACTTGAAACCTAAAGACGTGGAAGAGCttcagaagaagaacaagaagaaTCAACAAAAAGTCGA AGGTTACCTTGGCAAAGTGAGCGAATGCCTGCCGCCAGGCAAAGCCCCCAGGATCATAAAACAAGGAAACATTGGCGGTATAAAAACCCAGACGAAAAAGGCCTGGGATGTTTTCATGAACGTTAAAAACTCAAAGACGGTGACCCAAGATGAGGGCTTCAAGGATGTCGAGAAAAGATTGTCTTATGGAAGAAACATGATTTTGAAGACGCTCGAGACATCCAACGACTTGAAACGTCCCAAAGGCAAGGGGCGTGCACGATAA